A single genomic interval of Saccharothrix saharensis harbors:
- a CDS encoding beta-galactosidase, whose protein sequence is MRRLAVVLALLGSLVVATPVSAEPRHEVTYDKYSLMVDDERVMLWSGEFHYFRLPSPELWRDVLEKIRAAGFTGVSLYFHWGYHSPSPGVYDFTGVRDVDRLLRMADDLGLYVVARPGPYINAETSGGGFPAWLKTVPGRARSGDPGYKAAYTEWLSRLNPIIARHQVSRGGPVIAYNVENEYAVNVDPAYMQDLQDQARAAGIDVPIVHNNCCHGDLANWSSGPGAVQIPGVDDYPQSFECGNPDAWGPWGEGVTRRLRDDAPVYAAEYQAGAIDLEDAGYDKCRDLTGPSFMKVFYKNNAISSGATMFGYYMTFGGTSWGWLPQPNDVYTSYDYGSAITESRQLTAKYDEFKRQGYFMTAVAPLTKTDAAAPPVPADPVVLARARANPDTGTQFVLVRQADLAGTADVSTTLDWATPDGRYRVPVRVAGRDAKVLVAGYDLGGQRLAWSSSEVLTHVEVSGRDVAVLYGRDGEQGSTVLRYDSEPTVRVLDGRVGSSYEHGDLRLDYTHTGLARVLVTGGGRRPLLLMLGTDETAADFWRQDTAAGPVLVRGTSLVRSAEVTGDRLVLRADTDRAGEVEVFAPVRHLTVGGRPVVVRRTAGGSLVGSLPGPEPVRLPELTGWQYRAEAPGQGESGWTAADKTTTASPIKPKTLPVLYADEYGHHNGNVWYRGRFTATGAEKTVTVNAITGRRGIYLVWLNGRYLGSAAGGTESDAEPVNPDPGRGDFAVPGGLLADGQQATLTVLVENMGHNDDWTADDVRHKQPRGLFGVVVEGSTAPLSWQIRGSRPVDGERGPMNTGGLYGERAGWHLPGSGGWRRPPGALTPGVSWYRTTFELDLPRGHDVSLGLRFEDTTARDYRVLIFVNGWNMGQYLNGAGPQREFVLPTGVLREHNTLTFAVISTGAARGDPGEVSLMTLGNHRTGAAPGR, encoded by the coding sequence GTGAGGCGATTAGCCGTCGTGCTCGCGCTGCTGGGGTCGCTCGTCGTGGCGACCCCGGTGTCCGCCGAGCCGCGGCACGAGGTCACCTACGACAAGTACTCGCTGATGGTGGACGACGAGCGGGTCATGCTGTGGTCGGGGGAGTTCCACTACTTCCGGCTGCCCAGCCCGGAGCTGTGGCGCGACGTGCTGGAGAAGATCAGGGCCGCCGGGTTCACCGGCGTGTCCCTGTACTTCCACTGGGGCTACCACTCGCCCTCGCCGGGCGTGTACGACTTCACCGGCGTGCGCGACGTGGACCGGCTGCTGCGGATGGCCGACGACCTGGGCCTGTACGTGGTGGCCCGGCCCGGCCCGTACATCAACGCCGAGACCAGCGGCGGCGGGTTCCCGGCGTGGCTGAAGACGGTGCCGGGCCGGGCCCGCTCCGGCGATCCGGGGTACAAAGCGGCGTACACCGAGTGGTTGAGCCGCCTCAACCCGATCATCGCGCGGCACCAGGTGTCGCGCGGTGGCCCGGTCATCGCCTACAACGTGGAGAACGAGTACGCGGTCAACGTCGACCCGGCCTACATGCAGGACCTCCAGGACCAGGCCAGGGCCGCCGGCATCGACGTGCCGATCGTGCACAACAACTGCTGCCACGGCGACCTGGCCAACTGGTCGTCCGGCCCGGGCGCGGTGCAGATCCCCGGCGTGGACGACTACCCGCAGTCGTTCGAGTGCGGGAACCCCGACGCGTGGGGACCGTGGGGCGAGGGCGTCACGCGCAGGCTGCGCGACGACGCGCCGGTGTACGCGGCCGAGTACCAGGCGGGCGCGATCGACTTGGAGGACGCCGGGTACGACAAGTGCCGGGACCTGACCGGCCCGAGCTTCATGAAGGTGTTCTACAAGAACAACGCCATCTCCAGCGGCGCGACGATGTTCGGCTACTACATGACCTTCGGCGGCACGTCCTGGGGCTGGCTGCCGCAGCCGAACGACGTCTACACCTCCTACGACTACGGTTCGGCGATCACCGAGTCCCGGCAGCTCACCGCCAAGTACGACGAGTTCAAGCGGCAGGGCTACTTCATGACCGCGGTCGCGCCGCTGACCAAGACCGACGCGGCCGCCCCGCCGGTACCCGCCGACCCGGTCGTGCTGGCGCGGGCGCGGGCCAACCCGGACACCGGCACCCAGTTCGTGCTGGTGCGCCAAGCCGACCTGGCCGGCACCGCGGACGTGTCCACGACCCTGGACTGGGCCACCCCCGACGGCCGCTACCGGGTGCCGGTGCGGGTGGCGGGCCGGGACGCCAAGGTGCTCGTCGCCGGGTACGACCTCGGCGGCCAGCGGCTGGCGTGGTCGAGCTCGGAGGTCCTGACCCACGTCGAGGTGTCGGGTCGGGACGTGGCCGTGCTGTACGGCCGTGACGGCGAGCAGGGCTCCACGGTCCTGCGCTACGACTCCGAGCCCACCGTGCGGGTGCTCGACGGCCGGGTCGGCAGCTCCTACGAGCATGGCGACCTGCGCCTGGACTACACGCACACCGGCCTGGCGCGCGTCCTGGTCACCGGCGGCGGGCGCAGGCCGCTGCTGCTGATGCTGGGCACCGACGAGACCGCCGCCGACTTCTGGCGGCAGGACACCGCGGCCGGCCCCGTGCTCGTCCGCGGCACGTCCCTGGTCCGGTCCGCCGAGGTGACGGGCGACCGGCTGGTGCTGCGCGCCGACACCGACCGCGCCGGCGAGGTGGAGGTGTTCGCCCCGGTCCGCCACCTGACGGTCGGCGGTCGGCCGGTGGTCGTGCGGCGCACGGCCGGCGGGTCCCTGGTCGGCTCGCTGCCCGGCCCCGAGCCGGTGCGCCTGCCCGAGCTGACCGGCTGGCAGTACCGCGCCGAGGCGCCCGGCCAGGGCGAGTCGGGCTGGACCGCGGCGGACAAGACCACCACCGCGAGCCCGATCAAGCCCAAGACGCTGCCCGTGCTCTACGCCGACGAGTACGGCCACCACAACGGCAACGTCTGGTACCGCGGCCGGTTCACCGCCACCGGCGCGGAGAAGACCGTGACGGTCAACGCCATCACCGGCCGGCGCGGCATCTACCTGGTCTGGCTCAACGGGCGTTACCTGGGCTCCGCCGCCGGCGGCACCGAATCCGACGCCGAACCGGTCAACCCCGACCCGGGACGCGGCGACTTCGCCGTGCCCGGGGGACTGCTGGCGGACGGGCAGCAGGCGACGCTGACCGTGCTGGTCGAGAACATGGGCCACAACGACGACTGGACCGCCGACGACGTCCGCCACAAGCAGCCGCGCGGGCTGTTCGGCGTGGTGGTCGAGGGCTCGACCGCGCCCCTCTCGTGGCAGATCCGCGGTTCGCGGCCGGTGGACGGCGAACGCGGCCCGATGAACACCGGTGGCCTGTACGGCGAACGCGCCGGTTGGCACCTGCCCGGCTCCGGCGGTTGGCGGCGCCCGCCGGGTGCGTTGACACCGGGTGTGTCCTGGTACCGCACGACCTTCGAGCTGGACCTGCCGCGCGGGCACGACGTCTCGCTCGGCCTCCGGTTCGAGGACACCACCGCCCGCGACTACCGGGTGCTGATCTTCGTCAACGGCTGGAACATGGGCCAGTACCTCAACGGCGCGGGACCGCAGCGCGAGTTCGTGCTGCCGACCGGGGTGCTGCGCGAGCACAACACGCTCACCTTCGCCGTGATCTCCACCGGGGCGGCGCGGGGAGACCCCGGGGAGGTGAGCCTGATGACCCTAGGCAACCACCGGACCGGTGCTGCCCCGGGCCGTTAG
- a CDS encoding carbohydrate ABC transporter permease: MSLVPASIRDRGSYLLFLIPGGLLLLAVILVPFAMNVGISLTEWSGAGTPEWVGLDNYTRLMSDGTFWASFRHNVGLVVAMAILPTLAGLVIAAALFDFIGKHFGSRHAAVLRACVYLPQVLPIAVAGIVWSWILAPRDGALNEVLRAVGLDALAQNWLGDPDLALFTVMGVLLWIQVGYPVVIFMAGMGRVDPSLHEAAELDGASWWGRFFHVTVPQIRPEIFVVLLTCTIAALKVFAPIYVLTRGGPGGSTNVPSYYSFQNFFEKTQVGYGAAVATVLTVLILLLTAVFLRVQNRGER, translated from the coding sequence ATGAGCCTGGTCCCGGCCTCGATCCGCGACCGCGGGTCGTACCTGCTCTTCCTGATCCCGGGCGGCCTGCTGCTGCTCGCGGTGATCCTGGTGCCGTTCGCGATGAACGTCGGCATCAGCCTCACCGAGTGGTCCGGCGCCGGCACGCCCGAGTGGGTCGGGCTGGACAACTACACCCGGCTGATGTCGGACGGCACCTTCTGGGCTTCGTTCCGGCACAACGTCGGCCTGGTGGTGGCGATGGCGATCCTGCCGACCCTGGCGGGGCTCGTCATCGCCGCCGCCCTGTTCGACTTCATCGGCAAGCACTTCGGGTCGCGTCACGCCGCCGTGCTGCGGGCGTGCGTCTACCTGCCGCAGGTGCTGCCGATCGCGGTGGCCGGGATCGTGTGGAGCTGGATCCTCGCGCCGCGGGACGGCGCGCTGAACGAGGTGTTGCGCGCGGTCGGGCTGGACGCGCTGGCGCAGAACTGGCTCGGCGACCCCGACCTGGCGTTGTTCACCGTCATGGGTGTGCTGCTGTGGATCCAGGTCGGCTACCCGGTGGTGATCTTCATGGCCGGGATGGGACGGGTGGACCCGTCGCTGCACGAGGCCGCCGAGCTGGACGGCGCGTCGTGGTGGGGCCGGTTCTTCCACGTCACCGTGCCGCAGATCCGGCCGGAGATCTTCGTCGTGCTGCTGACCTGCACCATCGCCGCGCTCAAGGTGTTCGCGCCGATCTACGTGCTGACCAGGGGCGGGCCGGGCGGTTCGACGAATGTGCCGTCCTACTACTCGTTCCAGAACTTCTTCGAGAAGACCCAGGTCGGGTACGGCGCCGCCGTCGCCACGGTGCTCACGGTGCTGATCCTGCTGCTCACCGCGGTGTTCCTGCGGGTGCAGAACCGGGGTGAGCGCTGA
- the yicI gene encoding alpha-xylosidase, with protein MKFSDGYWLLRPGVEAAHPAEVRDVAAGHGEVVVHASTQPIRHRGDTLKGPVVTLGLTSPMADVIGVKITHFSGGTPAEPVFALASDGAHEAKVVEDDAGVVMTAGALSVRVNRGEGWRVDFTADGRPLTSSGTKGMGFMTVHGTHHVREQLTLGVGDTVYGLGERFGPLVKNGQTVDIWNADGGTSSEQAYKNVPFYLTNAGYGIFVNHPGHVSFEVGSEAVSKVQFSVEGQSLEYFVIHGPTPREILRKYTALTGRPALPPAWSFGLWLSTSFTTSYDEETVSGFIDGMLARDLPLSVFHFDCFWMREFHWCDFEWDPSTFPDPVGMLDRLRARGLRICVWINPYIAQRSPLFAEGKANGYLLRRPNGDVWQWDLWQPGMALVDFTNPAARAWYSAKLDALLAQGVDCFKTDFGERVPTDVVYHDGSDPERMHNHYTHLYNQTVFDVLRRRRGDGDAVVFARSATAGSQQFPVHWGGDCEATYESMAESLRGGLSLGMSGFGFWSHDIGGFEGTPSAALFKRWIAFGLLSSHSRLHGSSSYRVPWLFDEESVDVLRRFVKLKLRLMPYLHGAARQATAEGVPVMRAMVVEFPDDPGCAHLERQYMLGDDLLVAPVFSDSGDVSYYVPEGTWTHLLTGETVQGPRWVRDRCDFLTVPVLVRPDTVLPVGAVDDRPEYDYAEGVTLQAYQLTDGEHVTVVGDTTFRTHRGGDEIRVEVEGAPSSWRLLLVGARAVDDVAGGSVGAHPDGVLVSAGGATLTLRGVR; from the coding sequence GTGAAGTTCAGCGACGGGTACTGGCTGCTGCGGCCCGGGGTCGAGGCGGCCCATCCGGCCGAGGTGCGTGACGTCGCCGCGGGGCACGGGGAGGTCGTCGTGCACGCGTCGACCCAACCGATCCGGCACCGCGGCGACACGCTCAAGGGCCCGGTGGTCACGCTCGGGCTCACCTCGCCGATGGCCGACGTGATCGGTGTGAAGATCACGCACTTCTCGGGCGGGACGCCGGCGGAGCCGGTGTTCGCGCTGGCCTCCGACGGCGCGCACGAGGCCAAGGTGGTCGAGGACGACGCCGGGGTGGTGATGACCGCGGGCGCGTTGTCGGTGCGGGTCAACCGGGGTGAGGGGTGGCGGGTCGACTTCACCGCCGACGGCCGCCCGCTGACCAGCAGCGGCACCAAGGGCATGGGCTTCATGACCGTGCACGGCACGCACCACGTCCGCGAGCAGTTGACGCTGGGGGTCGGTGACACCGTCTACGGGCTGGGCGAGCGGTTCGGGCCGCTGGTCAAGAACGGCCAGACGGTCGACATCTGGAACGCCGACGGCGGCACGAGCAGCGAGCAGGCCTACAAGAACGTCCCGTTCTACCTGACCAACGCGGGGTACGGGATCTTCGTCAACCACCCCGGCCACGTGTCGTTCGAGGTGGGCTCGGAGGCGGTGTCGAAGGTCCAGTTCAGCGTCGAGGGCCAGTCGCTGGAGTACTTCGTGATCCACGGGCCCACGCCCCGCGAGATCCTGCGGAAGTACACCGCGCTCACCGGCCGGCCCGCGCTGCCGCCCGCGTGGTCGTTCGGGCTGTGGCTGTCGACGTCGTTCACCACGTCCTACGACGAGGAGACGGTGTCGGGCTTCATCGACGGGATGCTGGCGCGCGACCTGCCGCTGAGCGTGTTCCACTTCGACTGCTTCTGGATGCGGGAGTTCCACTGGTGCGACTTCGAGTGGGACCCGAGCACGTTCCCCGACCCGGTCGGCATGCTGGACCGGCTGCGCGCCCGCGGCCTGCGCATCTGCGTGTGGATCAACCCCTACATCGCGCAGCGGTCGCCGCTGTTCGCCGAGGGCAAGGCGAACGGCTACCTGCTGCGCAGGCCGAACGGCGACGTGTGGCAGTGGGACCTGTGGCAGCCGGGCATGGCGCTGGTCGACTTCACCAACCCCGCCGCCCGCGCCTGGTACTCGGCCAAGCTGGACGCCCTGCTGGCCCAGGGCGTGGACTGCTTCAAGACCGACTTCGGCGAGCGCGTCCCGACCGACGTGGTCTACCACGACGGCTCCGACCCGGAGCGGATGCACAACCACTACACCCACCTCTACAACCAGACCGTGTTCGACGTGCTGCGCAGGCGGCGCGGCGACGGTGACGCGGTGGTGTTCGCCCGGTCCGCCACGGCGGGCTCGCAGCAGTTCCCGGTGCACTGGGGCGGTGACTGCGAGGCCACCTACGAGTCGATGGCGGAGAGCCTGCGCGGCGGGCTGTCGCTGGGCATGTCCGGGTTCGGCTTCTGGAGCCACGACATCGGCGGCTTCGAGGGCACGCCGTCGGCCGCGTTGTTCAAGCGGTGGATCGCGTTCGGCCTGCTCTCGTCGCACAGCCGGCTGCACGGCAGCTCGTCGTACCGCGTGCCGTGGCTGTTCGACGAGGAGTCGGTCGACGTGCTGCGGCGGTTCGTGAAGCTGAAGCTGCGGCTGATGCCGTACCTGCACGGCGCGGCGCGGCAGGCCACCGCCGAGGGCGTGCCGGTGATGCGGGCGATGGTGGTCGAGTTCCCCGACGACCCCGGCTGCGCCCACCTGGAGCGCCAGTACATGCTCGGCGACGACCTGCTGGTCGCGCCGGTGTTCTCGGACTCCGGCGACGTGTCGTACTACGTCCCCGAGGGCACGTGGACGCACCTGTTGACCGGCGAGACCGTGCAAGGACCGCGCTGGGTGCGCGACCGCTGCGACTTCCTCACCGTGCCGGTGCTCGTGCGGCCGGACACGGTGCTGCCCGTCGGCGCCGTGGACGACCGGCCGGAGTACGACTACGCCGAGGGCGTCACGCTCCAGGCGTACCAGTTGACCGACGGCGAGCACGTGACGGTGGTCGGCGACACGACGTTCCGCACCCACCGGGGTGGTGACGAGATCCGGGTCGAGGTCGAGGGCGCGCCGTCGAGTTGGCGGTTGCTGCTGGTCGGCGCGCGTGCGGTCGACGACGTGGCCGGCGGGTCGGTCGGCGCGCACCCCGACGGGGTGCTCGTCAGCGCCGGGGGCGCCACCCTGACCCTTCGGGGCGTCCGGTGA
- a CDS encoding carbohydrate ABC transporter permease: MRRHAVLWSMILLAAVMLAPFVLVALNAVKTPAEYSTGGPLDLPDGISLEGIVAFWERVDFGEKLWNSVVISGSVAVLAVVVSVFNAYALGIGRVRGRLWILVAFLVANTLPQEALVYPLYFLANEVGLYDTKLAVIVIFTVIQAAFGTYLLTSTLGGFPRELLEAARIDGATKWQTLVRIVVPISRPTLGVLFVFFFIWTWNEFFLPLVLLISNENQTVPVALGVLQGQRMMDATMTSASALLGVIPAIVFFLIFQRALTRGITAGAVK; this comes from the coding sequence ATGCGGCGGCACGCGGTGCTGTGGTCGATGATCCTGCTGGCGGCGGTGATGCTGGCGCCGTTCGTCCTCGTCGCGCTGAACGCGGTGAAGACGCCGGCGGAGTACTCCACGGGCGGTCCGCTCGACCTGCCGGACGGGATTTCGCTGGAGGGCATCGTCGCGTTCTGGGAACGCGTCGACTTCGGCGAGAAGCTGTGGAACAGCGTGGTGATCAGCGGGTCGGTGGCGGTGCTGGCGGTGGTCGTGTCGGTGTTCAACGCCTACGCGCTGGGCATCGGCCGGGTCCGCGGCAGGCTGTGGATCCTGGTGGCGTTCCTCGTGGCGAACACCCTGCCGCAGGAGGCGCTGGTCTACCCGCTGTACTTCCTGGCCAACGAGGTCGGGCTGTACGACACGAAACTGGCCGTGATCGTCATCTTCACGGTGATCCAGGCCGCGTTCGGCACCTACCTGCTCACCTCCACGCTGGGCGGCTTCCCGCGCGAACTGCTGGAAGCCGCCCGCATCGACGGCGCGACCAAGTGGCAGACCCTGGTGCGGATCGTGGTGCCGATCAGCCGTCCCACCCTGGGCGTGCTGTTCGTGTTCTTCTTCATCTGGACGTGGAACGAGTTCTTCCTCCCGCTGGTGCTGCTCATCTCCAACGAGAACCAGACGGTTCCGGTGGCGCTGGGGGTGCTCCAGGGTCAGCGGATGATGGACGCCACCATGACCAGCGCCTCGGCGCTGCTCGGGGTCATCCCGGCGATCGTGTTCTTCCTGATCTTCCAACGCGCGTTGACCCGCGGCATCACGGCGGGAGCGGTGAAGTGA
- a CDS encoding ABC transporter substrate-binding protein, whose product MSKRLLAAAVAAVLAVAGCGGSEEASDPNTLKLWHYEGPDSAMGVAWAEAIKQFEATHPGVKVQFEEKGFEQIQKTASMVLNSKDAPDILEYNKGNATAGLLSKQGLLTDLGEEVAKRGWDKKLGPGIDTTAKYDERGVMGSGKWYGIPNYAEYVMVYYNKTMFDQQGLAAPTTFDELTAAMDKFAKAGVTPLALGGAEYPAAQLFYQLALTKADREWVDRFQRYTGPVDFHDNTWVFGAETFAKWLREGYFSKDSAGVKAEDMGLSFMQGKHPIMVSGSWWYGRVQAQVKDFEWAAVPWPGMTSGSSGNLWVVPKGSKNKQLAYDFIEITMSPAIQDKLRDAGGIPVAPSATPATDPRTKQLNDDFQALVDGDRLAFYPDWPAPGFYDAQVSSVQKVITGQIGAHEALTELADYYEENTASVGK is encoded by the coding sequence ATGTCCAAGCGACTCCTTGCGGCCGCGGTGGCGGCCGTGCTGGCCGTGGCCGGCTGCGGAGGGTCGGAGGAAGCCTCCGACCCGAACACCCTGAAGCTCTGGCACTACGAGGGCCCGGACAGCGCCATGGGCGTGGCGTGGGCCGAGGCGATCAAGCAGTTCGAGGCCACGCACCCCGGCGTGAAGGTGCAGTTCGAGGAGAAGGGCTTCGAGCAGATCCAGAAGACCGCCTCGATGGTGCTCAACTCCAAGGACGCGCCGGACATCCTGGAGTACAACAAGGGCAACGCGACCGCCGGCCTGCTGTCCAAGCAGGGCCTGCTGACCGACCTCGGCGAGGAGGTCGCCAAGCGCGGGTGGGACAAGAAGCTCGGTCCGGGCATCGACACCACTGCCAAGTACGACGAGCGCGGCGTGATGGGGTCCGGCAAGTGGTACGGCATCCCCAACTACGCCGAGTACGTGATGGTCTACTACAACAAGACGATGTTCGACCAGCAAGGCCTGGCCGCGCCGACGACGTTCGACGAGCTGACCGCCGCGATGGACAAGTTCGCGAAGGCGGGTGTCACGCCGCTGGCGCTGGGCGGCGCGGAGTACCCGGCCGCGCAGCTGTTCTACCAACTGGCGCTGACCAAGGCCGACCGCGAGTGGGTGGACCGCTTCCAGCGCTACACCGGCCCCGTGGACTTCCACGACAACACGTGGGTCTTCGGCGCGGAGACGTTCGCCAAGTGGCTGCGCGAGGGCTACTTCTCGAAGGACTCCGCCGGCGTGAAGGCCGAGGACATGGGCCTGTCGTTCATGCAGGGCAAGCACCCGATCATGGTCAGCGGCAGCTGGTGGTACGGCCGCGTGCAGGCGCAGGTGAAGGACTTCGAGTGGGCCGCGGTGCCGTGGCCGGGCATGACGTCCGGGTCCAGCGGCAACCTGTGGGTGGTGCCGAAGGGCTCGAAGAACAAGCAGTTGGCCTACGACTTCATCGAGATCACCATGTCGCCCGCGATCCAGGACAAGCTGCGCGACGCGGGCGGCATCCCGGTCGCGCCGAGCGCCACGCCCGCGACCGACCCGAGGACCAAGCAGCTCAACGACGACTTCCAGGCGCTGGTGGACGGCGACCGGCTGGCGTTCTACCCGGACTGGCCCGCGCCCGGCTTCTACGACGCGCAGGTGTCGTCGGTGCAGAAGGTGATCACCGGGCAGATCGGCGCGCACGAGGCGCTGACCGAGCTGGCGGACTACTACGAGGAGAACACGGCGAGCGTCGGCAAATGA
- a CDS encoding glycoside hydrolase family 3 protein, translated as MSRTRRSLLFPLVALLLSAPLPAHAQEPPFRDPDLPRASRIADLLGRLTLDEQVSLLHQYQPAIPRLGIGAFKTGTEALHGVAWLGEATVFPQAVGLAGTWNPELVRRVGAVTGREARGFHALDPAFNGLNLWAPVVNPLRDPRWGRNEEGYSEDPHLTGVIATAFGHGVQGDHPDYLQAAPTLKHYAAYNVEDDRITVDSIVPPRILKDYDEAAFRPAIEADAATGVMASYNLLNGRPTHVNHDLDDVVRSWTDEDLMIVGDAGGASNVAGAQRYYPDEVEGNAAAIRAGLDSFTEDNRDSAPTTTSIKAAIDRGLITVADVEDAARHVLSVRFRLGEFDPAGRNPYAATTPAVIDAPEHRQLARRAAAEQVVLLRNDDHTLPLSTADTKRVAVVGQLADTLYEDWYSGTMPYRITPVRALAERAAVTSSEGVDRIRLKDLATGRYVTASTAAAGAPLTATEATPGDASGLDVFDWGEGTVTLRAAANGRTVSLGDGRSLVNNAVQPNGWFVQQQFELVAQADGSVVLEYAGNDVTQSWFGANRYVVVGADGRLVLGAASPEHATKFGREVVRRSVDSAVEAARGADAAVVVVGSMPFINGREDDDRETTALPAGQRAVIDAVRAANPNTIVVLESGYPYSGDWDTADLPAILWTSHAGQETGHGIADVLFGDHNPSARLTQTWYRSDADLPDMLRYDISKSGHTYQYFTGKPLYPFGHGLSYTSFRYSRLAVDRPVVHASGEVGIRVDVTNTGDRAGAEVVQLYSQQKKSRVAQPVKRLRAFDRVELRPGETKTVSFTVPASDLSFWDVTREKRVVETAPHEFAVGSLRRAVSVLGETIPPRDLRRTTPAQNFDDYSGVTLVDTTRERGTAVASTAPGQWISFADVALGRSARSVAARVANPDGPTTVEVRLGGPAGRLVGTLAVPTTADEHSWTEVSSPLRGAAGRQDVYLVFTGKARIDNLTVEGSS; from the coding sequence GTGTCGAGAACCCGCCGGTCGCTGCTGTTCCCGCTGGTCGCGCTGCTGCTCTCGGCCCCGCTGCCCGCGCACGCCCAGGAGCCGCCCTTCCGCGATCCGGACCTGCCCCGCGCGTCCCGGATAGCCGACCTCCTCGGCCGGTTGACGCTCGACGAGCAGGTCTCGCTGCTGCACCAGTACCAACCGGCCATCCCGAGGCTCGGGATCGGAGCGTTCAAAACCGGCACCGAGGCGCTGCACGGCGTCGCGTGGCTCGGTGAGGCGACCGTGTTCCCGCAGGCAGTCGGCCTGGCCGGCACGTGGAACCCGGAGCTGGTGCGGCGGGTCGGCGCGGTGACCGGGCGCGAGGCGCGCGGGTTCCACGCGCTCGACCCCGCGTTCAACGGGCTCAACCTCTGGGCGCCGGTGGTGAACCCGCTGCGCGACCCGCGCTGGGGCCGCAACGAGGAGGGCTACTCGGAGGACCCGCACCTGACCGGCGTCATCGCGACCGCGTTCGGGCACGGCGTGCAGGGCGACCACCCCGACTACCTCCAGGCCGCGCCGACGCTGAAGCACTACGCGGCCTACAACGTGGAGGACGACCGCATCACCGTCGACTCGATCGTGCCGCCGCGCATCCTGAAGGACTACGACGAGGCCGCGTTCCGGCCGGCGATCGAGGCCGACGCCGCCACCGGCGTGATGGCGTCCTACAACCTGCTCAACGGCCGCCCGACGCACGTCAACCACGACCTGGACGACGTGGTGCGCTCGTGGACCGACGAGGACCTGATGATCGTCGGCGACGCGGGCGGCGCGTCCAACGTCGCGGGCGCGCAGCGGTACTACCCGGACGAGGTGGAGGGCAACGCGGCGGCCATCCGGGCGGGCCTGGACAGCTTCACCGAGGACAACCGGGACTCCGCACCGACCACGACCTCGATCAAGGCGGCGATCGACCGGGGCCTGATCACGGTGGCGGACGTCGAGGACGCCGCGCGGCACGTGCTGTCGGTCCGCTTCCGGCTCGGCGAGTTCGACCCGGCGGGCCGCAACCCGTACGCGGCCACCACGCCCGCCGTCATCGACGCGCCGGAGCACCGGCAGCTCGCGCGCCGGGCCGCGGCCGAGCAGGTCGTGCTGCTGCGCAACGACGACCACACCCTGCCGCTGTCCACAGCGGACACGAAACGGGTGGCGGTCGTCGGCCAGCTCGCCGACACCCTCTACGAGGACTGGTACTCGGGCACCATGCCCTACCGGATCACGCCGGTGCGGGCGCTCGCCGAACGCGCGGCCGTCACCTCCAGCGAGGGCGTGGACCGGATCAGGCTGAAGGACCTGGCCACCGGCCGCTACGTCACCGCGTCCACCGCCGCGGCCGGCGCACCGCTCACGGCCACCGAGGCCACCCCGGGCGACGCGAGCGGGCTGGACGTCTTCGACTGGGGCGAGGGCACGGTGACGCTGCGGGCCGCCGCGAACGGCAGGACCGTGTCGCTGGGCGACGGCCGGTCCCTGGTCAACAACGCGGTGCAGCCCAACGGCTGGTTCGTCCAGCAGCAGTTCGAGCTGGTGGCCCAGGCCGACGGCTCGGTCGTGCTGGAGTACGCGGGCAACGACGTCACGCAGTCGTGGTTCGGCGCGAACAGGTACGTGGTCGTCGGCGCGGACGGCAGGCTCGTGCTGGGCGCGGCCAGCCCGGAGCACGCCACGAAGTTCGGCCGCGAGGTCGTGCGCCGCAGTGTGGACAGCGCCGTCGAGGCGGCCAGGGGCGCCGACGCCGCCGTCGTGGTGGTCGGCAGCATGCCGTTCATCAACGGCCGGGAGGACGACGACCGCGAGACCACCGCCCTGCCGGCCGGGCAGCGCGCCGTCATCGACGCGGTGCGCGCGGCGAACCCGAACACGATCGTGGTGCTGGAGAGCGGCTACCCGTACTCCGGCGACTGGGACACCGCGGACCTGCCCGCGATCCTGTGGACCTCGCACGCGGGCCAGGAGACCGGGCACGGCATCGCCGACGTGCTGTTCGGCGACCACAACCCGAGCGCCAGGCTGACCCAGACGTGGTACCGGTCCGACGCCGACCTGCCCGACATGCTCCGGTACGACATCTCGAAGTCCGGCCACACCTACCAGTACTTCACCGGCAAGCCGCTGTACCCGTTCGGCCACGGGCTGAGCTACACGTCGTTCCGCTACTCCCGGCTCGCGGTGGACCGGCCCGTGGTGCACGCCTCCGGTGAGGTGGGGATCCGGGTCGACGTGACCAACACCGGCGACCGGGCGGGCGCCGAGGTGGTCCAGCTCTACTCGCAGCAGAAGAAGTCGCGCGTCGCGCAGCCGGTCAAGCGGTTGCGCGCGTTCGACCGGGTGGAGCTGCGGCCCGGCGAGACGAAGACGGTCTCGTTCACCGTGCCGGCGTCCGACCTGTCGTTCTGGGACGTGACCCGGGAGAAGCGGGTGGTCGAGACCGCGCCGCACGAGTTCGCGGTCGGCTCGCTCCGCCGCGCGGTGAGCGTGCTGGGGGAGACGATCCCGCCGCGTGACCTGCGCCGGACCACGCCGGCCCAGAACTTCGACGACTACTCCGGCGTGACCCTGGTGGACACCACGCGGGAACGCGGCACGGCCGTGGCCTCGACCGCGCCCGGCCAGTGGATCTCGTTCGCCGACGTCGCCCTGGGCCGGTCGGCCCGGTCGGTGGCGGCCCGGGTGGCGAACCCGGACGGCCCGACGACCGTCGAGGTGCGCCTCGGCGGGCCCGCCGGCCGCCTGGTGGGCACGCTCGCCGTGCCGACCACGGCCGACGAGCACTCCTGGACCGAAGTGTCGTCGCCGCTGCGGGGTGCGGCCGGTCGGCAGGACGTGTACCTGGTCTTCACGGGGAAGGCCCGGATCGACAACCTCACCGTGGAGGGATCATCCTGA